TAACTTTAATTATTAATTATTAATTATTAAATCATGCTTTCGACTCCCGAATCGCATCTAATACCCGCACTAATCCACGCAAATTACCAGCCATAACATTAACAAACCCAGAAATCGGAGCTTTGATTGAACCCACAAGCCGTGCCAACAGTTCATCCCTATTGGGTAGCTTAGCCAATTCCCCCACTTTCGCCGTGTCAATAAATTTTTGTTCTAAAATCCCGCCCTGGATTTTCAGGGCCTCGTGTTGCTTAGCAAAATCCGCCATTATTTTGGCCGGCGTTACTTCGTCCTCACTGCTCACGGCAAAGCTCATCGGACCTTCCATGGCTTTGATATCAACATCCGAAAACTTAGAATTTTTTAAAGCAATGTCAAAAAGCGAGCGTTTGATTACTAACA
This region of Patescibacteria group bacterium genomic DNA includes:
- the rplJ gene encoding 50S ribosomal protein L10; its protein translation is MAKTKQQKKEIVKDLEQTLEDVKGAVFADYSGLKVSEMEDLRSKLREANTRLLVIKRSLFDIALKNSKFSDVDIKAMEGPMSFAVSSEDEVTPAKIMADFAKQHEALKIQGGILEQKFIDTAKVGELAKLPNRDELLARLVGSIKAPISGFVNVMAGNLRGLVRVLDAIRESKA